From a region of the Sulfuriferula plumbiphila genome:
- a CDS encoding NAD(P)-dependent alcohol dehydrogenase, whose protein sequence is MIKSKAYAAHSPSSPLTPFEIHRRHPGPEDVQIDILFCGVCHSDLHTARNEWANTLYPSVPGHEIVGRVVAVGDKVKGFKVGDLAGVGCMVDSCGHCHPCDEGEEQYCESGFTGTYNGPVFGGENTFGGYSQTIVVKESFVLRIQHDEKDLASVAPLLCAGITTYSPLRHWKVGPGKKVGIVGLGGLGHMGVKIAHAMGAYVVLFTTSPGKIKDGKQLGADEVCISTDPEQMAAHANQFDFILNTVAAPHNLDAYLQLLKLDGTMTLVGAPAEPHPSPNVFNLIFKRRQLAGSLIGGIRETQEMLDFCAQHGIVSDIELINMDYINTAYERMIKSDVKYRFVINMANL, encoded by the coding sequence ATGATTAAAAGCAAAGCATACGCTGCACACAGTCCATCGAGTCCACTGACCCCTTTTGAAATCCATCGCCGTCATCCCGGCCCCGAAGACGTACAGATCGACATCCTGTTTTGCGGTGTCTGCCATTCTGACCTGCATACGGCCCGCAACGAGTGGGCAAACACACTGTACCCTTCCGTGCCAGGCCATGAAATCGTCGGTCGAGTGGTCGCCGTGGGAGATAAGGTAAAGGGTTTTAAGGTGGGCGACCTGGCAGGTGTGGGTTGTATGGTCGATAGTTGCGGGCATTGTCATCCTTGTGATGAGGGCGAAGAACAGTATTGCGAAAGCGGTTTTACGGGTACCTACAATGGTCCGGTCTTTGGCGGTGAGAATACTTTCGGTGGTTATTCCCAGACCATAGTCGTCAAGGAATCCTTTGTTCTGCGCATCCAGCATGACGAGAAGGATTTGGCAAGTGTGGCGCCGCTTCTGTGTGCGGGCATCACCACTTACTCGCCGCTGCGACATTGGAAAGTGGGCCCAGGCAAGAAGGTGGGAATAGTCGGTCTCGGCGGGCTCGGGCACATGGGCGTCAAAATCGCCCACGCCATGGGGGCCTATGTGGTGCTGTTTACCACCTCCCCCGGCAAAATCAAGGATGGCAAACAGCTAGGCGCCGACGAGGTATGCATCTCCACGGACCCAGAGCAAATGGCAGCTCACGCCAACCAGTTCGATTTTATTCTGAATACAGTCGCGGCTCCCCATAACCTGGATGCCTATCTGCAACTCCTCAAGCTCGATGGCACCATGACGCTGGTAGGTGCTCCGGCAGAGCCGCATCCTTCTCCTAATGTGTTCAACCTCATTTTCAAGCGCCGCCAGCTGGCCGGATCCCTGATAGGAGGAATTCGCGAAACGCAGGAGATGCTCGACTTTTGTGCCCAACACGGCATTGTCTCGGATATTGAACTCATCAACATGGACTACATCAACACCGCCTACGAACGGATGATCAAGAGTGATGTGAAATATCGTTTCGTCATCAATATGGCGAACTTATAG
- the glgC gene encoding glucose-1-phosphate adenylyltransferase, with product MQKYLPRFVSLLTKNTVALILAGGRGSRLKQLTDWRAKPAVPFGGKFRIIDFPLSNCLNSGIRRVGVLTQYKAHSMIKHIQRGWGFLRGEFNEFIELLPAQQRVSELDWYKGTADAVFQNMDIVRNYEPDYVLILAGDHIYKMDYGEMLACHVRHEADMTVACIEVPIEDARAFGVMTVDADERVVGFAEKPDNPSTLPGNPERVLVSMGVYVFNARFLYEQLIRDADDPASEHDFGKNIIPHLIDRYRVYAHSFKDSCIGSLPGSEPYWRDVGTVDAYWAANLDLANITPELNLYDRQWPIWTHQEQLPPAKFVFDDEERRGVALESMVSGGCLISGATVRRSVLFSNVQVHSFATVEDAVVLPNVDIGRHACLRRCVIDKDCKIPERLVVGVDRKEDERRFYVTENGITLITPGMLGQNPHQIR from the coding sequence GTGCAAAAATATTTGCCGCGCTTCGTCAGCCTCCTCACCAAGAATACCGTCGCGCTGATTCTTGCCGGTGGCCGCGGTTCCCGACTCAAACAATTAACTGACTGGCGCGCCAAGCCCGCCGTGCCGTTTGGCGGCAAGTTCCGCATCATCGATTTTCCGCTCTCCAATTGCCTCAATTCCGGTATCCGTCGCGTGGGCGTGCTGACGCAGTACAAGGCGCACTCGATGATCAAGCATATCCAGCGCGGCTGGGGGTTCTTGCGCGGCGAGTTCAACGAGTTCATTGAACTGTTGCCTGCGCAGCAGCGCGTTTCCGAGCTGGACTGGTACAAGGGTACCGCAGATGCGGTGTTCCAGAACATGGATATTGTGCGTAATTACGAACCCGATTATGTGCTGATACTGGCGGGCGATCACATCTACAAAATGGACTACGGCGAAATGCTGGCATGCCACGTGCGCCACGAGGCCGACATGACGGTGGCGTGTATCGAGGTGCCGATTGAAGACGCGCGCGCGTTTGGCGTGATGACCGTGGACGCCGATGAGCGCGTGGTGGGTTTTGCCGAAAAGCCGGATAACCCCAGCACCCTGCCCGGCAACCCGGAGCGCGTGCTGGTGTCCATGGGCGTGTATGTGTTCAACGCCCGCTTCCTCTACGAACAGCTGATTCGCGACGCGGATGATCCCGCTTCCGAACACGATTTCGGCAAAAACATCATTCCGCACCTGATCGATCGCTACCGCGTCTACGCGCACAGCTTCAAGGACAGTTGCATCGGCAGCCTGCCGGGCAGCGAGCCCTACTGGCGCGATGTGGGTACGGTGGATGCCTATTGGGCGGCCAATCTGGATCTGGCCAACATCACGCCGGAACTCAATCTGTACGACAGGCAATGGCCGATCTGGACCCACCAGGAACAGCTTCCCCCCGCCAAATTCGTGTTCGATGATGAAGAGCGGCGTGGCGTGGCGCTCGAAAGTATGGTATCGGGTGGCTGTCTTATCAGCGGCGCCACGGTGCGCCGCTCGGTGTTGTTTTCCAATGTCCAGGTCCACAGTTTCGCCACGGTGGAAGACGCCGTGGTGCTGCCCAACGTCGACATTGGCCGACATGCCTGCCTGCGCCGCTGCGTGATCGACAAGGACTGCAAGATACCCGAGCGCCTGGTGGTGGGGGTGGACCGCAAGGAGGACGAACGGCGTTTTTATGTGACCGAAAACGGCATTACCCTGATTACGCCCGGCATGCTCGGCCAAAACCCACACCAGATACGTTGA